From one Halothece sp. PCC 7418 genomic stretch:
- a CDS encoding glutathione S-transferase family protein, which yields MVMKLYYLPLTRASRPHWLLEELEISYELIQVTPDEMSEKPEYKGLHPHGKIPVLVDDNITIHESAGICAYLADQYPDKQLAPSLMSPARGYYYQWLFYAAVTLEPPVERYLFHVFPHLSEKVLPDSEYENLSKDETLHWFGKVCQPLNDHLKENQYLVENQFTAADVITGGVLFWAFKIGLLKKKPP from the coding sequence ATGGTAATGAAACTTTATTATCTTCCGTTAACCCGAGCCAGTCGCCCTCATTGGCTATTAGAAGAACTGGAAATTTCCTATGAATTAATTCAAGTGACCCCTGATGAAATGTCGGAGAAACCAGAATATAAAGGACTCCATCCTCATGGTAAGATTCCAGTTTTAGTTGATGATAATATCACAATTCATGAATCTGCTGGAATTTGTGCTTATTTAGCCGATCAATATCCTGATAAACAACTTGCTCCCTCTCTTATGAGTCCCGCAAGAGGCTATTATTATCAATGGTTGTTTTATGCTGCGGTGACGTTAGAACCTCCTGTGGAACGATATCTTTTTCATGTTTTCCCTCATTTGTCAGAGAAAGTATTACCTGATAGTGAATATGAAAACCTTTCTAAGGACGAAACATTACACTGGTTTGGAAAAGTCTGTCAACCCCTCAATGACCACTTAAAAGAGAATCAATATCTCGTTGAAAATCAATTTACGGCTGCTGATGTTATTACAGGTGGTGTTTTGTTTTGGGCGTTCAAAATAGGATTACTAAAAAAGAAACCCCCGTGA
- the pheS gene encoding phenylalanine--tRNA ligase subunit alpha, with the protein MSAIAQSSNLESLEQLRVQYLGKKGQLSQVLRGMGKLSAEERPRIGSLANEIKEEIQSAIEESHQNLQRAQLEAQLAAETLDVTMPSVMRPLGQVHPLNGMIDQMLDIFVGLGYTVAEGFEVESDYYNFEALNTPQDHPARDMQDTFYLPDGNLLRTHTSSVQIRYMEKHDPPIRVIAPGRVYRRDTVDATHSAVFHQLELLAIEEGLRFTDLRGTIKEFLRQMFGDDLEVRFRASYFPFTEPSAEVDVQWNGKWLEVLGCGMVDPNVLKAVGYDPERYTGFAAGLGVERFAMVLHQMDDIRRLYNSDLRFLKQFI; encoded by the coding sequence ATGAGCGCGATCGCGCAATCTAGTAATTTAGAAAGCCTCGAACAACTGCGCGTGCAATATCTCGGGAAAAAAGGACAACTGTCACAAGTGTTGCGGGGAATGGGCAAACTCTCCGCAGAAGAACGTCCCCGTATTGGTTCTCTCGCCAATGAAATCAAAGAAGAAATTCAAAGCGCGATCGAGGAAAGTCATCAAAATTTACAACGCGCCCAACTCGAAGCTCAACTGGCTGCGGAAACCCTTGATGTAACGATGCCTAGTGTGATGCGTCCACTCGGACAAGTGCATCCCCTCAACGGCATGATTGACCAAATGCTGGATATTTTTGTAGGCTTAGGATACACCGTTGCTGAAGGCTTTGAGGTAGAAAGCGATTACTACAATTTTGAAGCCCTCAACACGCCTCAAGACCACCCCGCACGGGATATGCAGGACACATTTTATCTTCCTGATGGTAACTTATTGCGGACTCATACCTCATCCGTGCAAATTCGCTACATGGAAAAACATGATCCCCCCATTCGGGTGATTGCGCCAGGGCGAGTTTATCGTCGAGATACGGTTGATGCAACACACTCGGCGGTTTTCCATCAACTGGAATTGTTAGCCATTGAAGAAGGGTTAAGATTTACCGATCTGCGAGGAACAATTAAAGAGTTTTTACGACAAATGTTTGGAGATGACCTAGAAGTGCGGTTTCGGGCGAGTTATTTTCCGTTTACCGAACCTTCTGCGGAAGTGGATGTGCAGTGGAATGGCAAATGGCTGGAAGTATTAGGCTGCGGAATGGTTGATCCCAATGTCTTAAAAGCCGTCGGTTATGATCCCGAACGCTACACGGGTTTTGCTGCGGGTTTAGGGGTGGAACGTTTCGCCATGGTATTACACCAAATGGACGATATTCGTCGCCTCTACAATAGCGATCTAAGATTCTTAAAGCAGTTTATTTAA
- a CDS encoding chromophore lyase CpcT/CpeT, whose amino-acid sequence MEFKLAQWLAGEFSNESQALSQPAWFVNLKLWHRPLPVSIDGNYALFAEQAPALKLEQAYRQRIFVIQPATETKPMTVQYYAFKEHQKWRGAGMNPQILDSLRLQDIEKLPGCALEVITTENKFSAQPFPNSVCQFYIQGNLCQIELGFAVTSQEFFSSDKGIDPETQKPIWGALIAPYQFQKMQGFSVSETLPVMT is encoded by the coding sequence ATGGAATTCAAACTCGCCCAATGGCTAGCAGGAGAATTTAGTAATGAAAGCCAAGCTCTTTCCCAACCAGCTTGGTTTGTTAATCTTAAATTGTGGCATCGTCCCCTTCCAGTTTCAATTGATGGGAATTATGCTTTATTTGCTGAACAAGCCCCTGCTTTGAAATTAGAGCAAGCCTATCGTCAACGGATATTTGTTATTCAACCTGCAACAGAAACTAAACCGATGACAGTGCAATATTATGCGTTTAAAGAGCATCAAAAATGGCGGGGCGCAGGAATGAATCCTCAAATATTAGACAGTTTGAGGTTACAGGATATAGAAAAACTGCCAGGTTGTGCTTTAGAAGTGATAACCACAGAAAATAAGTTTTCTGCACAGCCTTTTCCTAACTCGGTGTGTCAGTTTTATATTCAAGGAAATCTTTGTCAGATTGAGTTAGGCTTTGCAGTAACCTCACAAGAGTTTTTCAGTTCTGATAAGGGGATTGATCCAGAAACTCAAAAGCCCATTTGGGGAGCGTTAATCGCACCGTATCAGTTTCAAAAAATGCAAGGGTTTTCGGTTTCTGAAACGTTACCAGTTATGACATGA
- the ppsA gene encoding phosphoenolpyruvate synthase: protein MVNTLSKAAKNVRKETALVLWYEQVNNQDVGIVGGKNASLGEMIQQLKAKGVNVPNGFATTANAFRHFIANAGIEEKLRELFSRMDINDVNSLQKTGKKARSLILHTPFPDNLKVAITEAYQELCDRYGEETDVAVRSSATAEDLPEASFAGQQETYLNIHGVKGVLEACHKCFASLFTNRAISYRENHGFDHLAVALSVGVQKMVRSDLASAGVMFSIDTETGFKNAALITASYGLGENVVQGSVNPDEYLVFKPTLKEGYQPILEKRLGTKGMKMVYDMEGSKQTRNVSVPQRDRAQYCLTDEEVLQLSRWAIAIEDHYSNLRGQNTPMDIEWAKDGLTGELFIVQARPETVQSQKAGNLLETYHLQDHSTVLATGRSVGASIGQGKARVIVNAKNLDRFKPGEVLVTKRTDPDWEPIMKQASAIVTDQGGRTCHAAIIAREMGIPAIVGCGDATQMIASGQEVTVCCSEGEEGKVYEGLLPFDVEQATLDDLPQTRTQILMNIGNPDQVFSLANIPADGVGLARLEFIITNHIKVHPLALLYFDQLQDERIQDQIADITADYDYKPDFFVDQLARGVGMISAAFYPKPVIVRMSDFKTNEYANLIGGQQFEPKEENPMLGWRGASRYSDPNYCEAFALECRALKKVRDEMGLTNLIPMIPFCRTPDEGRKVIAEMAKHGLEQGVNGLEVYVMCELPSNVILADEFSEVFDGFSIGSNDLTQLTLGLDRDSALVAHLFDERNEAVKRMVKLAIETAKKNGRKIGICGQAPSDYPEFAQFLVEAGIDSMSLNPDSVLKTILSIAEVEKQI from the coding sequence ATGGTTAATACTTTATCGAAAGCTGCCAAAAATGTGAGGAAAGAAACAGCCCTTGTCCTTTGGTATGAACAGGTGAATAATCAAGATGTGGGAATTGTTGGTGGAAAAAATGCCTCTTTAGGGGAGATGATCCAACAGTTAAAAGCCAAAGGGGTGAATGTTCCCAATGGGTTTGCGACCACTGCGAATGCGTTCCGCCACTTCATTGCGAATGCAGGGATTGAAGAGAAACTGCGAGAACTGTTTTCTCGGATGGATATTAATGATGTCAATAGTTTACAGAAGACAGGGAAGAAAGCGCGATCGCTGATTTTACATACCCCATTTCCAGACAATTTAAAGGTTGCGATTACAGAAGCCTATCAAGAACTTTGCGACCGCTACGGAGAAGAAACTGATGTGGCGGTGCGGTCGAGTGCAACGGCTGAAGATTTACCAGAAGCGAGTTTTGCAGGACAACAAGAAACCTATCTCAATATTCATGGGGTGAAAGGGGTGTTAGAAGCCTGTCATAAATGTTTTGCTTCTTTATTTACGAATCGGGCCATTTCTTATCGAGAAAATCATGGTTTTGATCACCTTGCCGTTGCGCTTTCGGTGGGTGTACAGAAAATGGTGCGTTCCGACTTAGCCAGTGCAGGGGTGATGTTCTCCATTGATACAGAAACAGGGTTTAAAAATGCTGCCTTGATTACTGCATCTTACGGTTTAGGGGAAAATGTCGTGCAAGGATCGGTGAATCCTGATGAGTATTTGGTCTTTAAACCGACGCTGAAAGAAGGCTATCAGCCCATTTTAGAAAAACGCCTGGGAACAAAAGGGATGAAGATGGTTTATGACATGGAAGGGTCAAAACAGACTCGCAATGTCTCTGTTCCTCAGCGCGATCGCGCTCAATATTGTCTCACAGACGAAGAAGTTTTACAGTTAAGTCGCTGGGCGATTGCAATTGAAGATCATTATTCCAACTTGCGGGGACAAAATACCCCCATGGACATTGAATGGGCAAAAGATGGTCTCACAGGTGAATTATTTATTGTCCAAGCCCGTCCTGAAACCGTACAATCCCAGAAAGCGGGAAATCTCCTTGAAACCTATCACCTGCAAGACCACAGCACGGTTTTAGCCACAGGACGGAGTGTGGGCGCAAGTATTGGACAAGGAAAAGCACGGGTGATTGTTAATGCGAAAAACTTGGATCGCTTCAAACCTGGAGAAGTGTTAGTGACCAAACGAACTGATCCCGACTGGGAACCGATTATGAAACAAGCCAGCGCGATCGTGACTGACCAAGGAGGACGCACTTGTCACGCAGCGATTATTGCCCGAGAAATGGGAATTCCCGCGATTGTCGGTTGTGGCGATGCAACACAAATGATTGCGTCTGGACAAGAGGTAACGGTTTGTTGTAGTGAAGGGGAAGAAGGAAAAGTTTATGAAGGCTTACTTCCCTTTGATGTGGAACAAGCAACCTTAGATGACTTACCCCAAACTCGCACCCAAATCTTGATGAATATTGGGAATCCCGATCAAGTGTTCTCTCTTGCAAACATTCCTGCTGATGGAGTCGGTTTAGCCCGTTTAGAGTTCATCATTACCAACCATATTAAAGTCCATCCCCTCGCCTTACTTTATTTTGATCAACTCCAAGATGAACGCATCCAAGATCAAATTGCAGACATTACCGCCGACTACGATTACAAACCCGATTTCTTTGTGGATCAACTCGCTCGTGGCGTGGGGATGATTAGTGCAGCCTTTTATCCTAAACCCGTCATTGTGCGGATGTCTGACTTCAAAACCAATGAATACGCTAACCTCATTGGCGGTCAACAGTTTGAACCGAAAGAAGAAAACCCGATGTTAGGCTGGCGCGGTGCGTCTCGTTACTCTGATCCCAATTATTGTGAAGCCTTTGCTTTGGAATGTCGCGCCTTGAAAAAAGTTCGGGATGAAATGGGTTTAACCAACCTTATCCCAATGATTCCTTTCTGTCGCACACCAGACGAAGGACGAAAAGTGATTGCAGAAATGGCAAAACATGGCTTAGAACAAGGCGTTAATGGCTTAGAAGTTTATGTTATGTGTGAGTTACCTAGTAATGTCATCCTCGCCGATGAGTTTAGTGAAGTTTTTGATGGCTTCTCCATTGGGTCGAATGATTTAACTCAGTTAACCTTGGGTTTAGATCGAGACTCGGCATTAGTGGCGCATCTGTTTGATGAACGGAATGAAGCAGTAAAACGGATGGTTAAACTTGCCATTGAAACGGCGAAGAAAAACGGTCGTAAGATTGGTATCTGTGGTCAAGCCCCCAGTGATTATCCTGAGTTTGCCCAATTTTTAGTGGAAGCGGGTATTGATTCCATGAGTCTCAATCCTGATTCGGTTTTGAAAACAATTTTGAGTATTGCGGAGGTGGAAAAACAAATATAG
- the pgsA gene encoding CDP-diacylglycerol--glycerol-3-phosphate 3-phosphatidyltransferase: MNLPTKITLSRLLGIPFIFYFLAQPSQTSQWLGLGVFLLVAATDWLDGYLARKLDQVTDLGKFLDPLVDKLLIFAPLLILVEGGTVPAWGVFLILGRELAIAGWRVNPSLAGQDVPGANVLGKAKTVLQISAIAALISPIPDQNWLTFSQVLFWLAVLLTLVSGFIYLISPFMVRPQKEGESRND, encoded by the coding sequence ATTAATCTTCCCACAAAAATTACGTTATCCCGCCTCTTGGGGATTCCGTTTATTTTCTATTTTCTCGCTCAGCCATCTCAAACGTCTCAGTGGCTGGGGTTAGGGGTTTTCTTACTCGTCGCTGCAACGGATTGGCTAGATGGTTATTTAGCCCGTAAGTTAGACCAAGTAACAGATTTGGGCAAATTTTTAGATCCGTTGGTGGATAAGCTCTTGATTTTTGCGCCACTTTTGATATTAGTTGAGGGGGGGACAGTTCCTGCTTGGGGCGTTTTCTTGATTTTAGGGCGAGAACTCGCGATCGCGGGGTGGCGAGTGAATCCCTCGCTTGCGGGTCAAGATGTTCCTGGGGCAAATGTCTTAGGAAAAGCAAAAACGGTTTTACAAATTAGCGCGATCGCTGCGTTAATTTCTCCGATTCCTGATCAGAATTGGCTAACTTTTTCTCAAGTTTTATTTTGGCTGGCTGTCCTCTTAACGTTAGTGTCTGGTTTCATTTATCTAATTAGCCCGTTTATGGTTCGCCCTCAAAAAGAAGGTGAATCAAGGAATGATTAG
- the plsY gene encoding glycerol-3-phosphate 1-O-acyltransferase PlsY has protein sequence MFSNLVFINAVLLLAAYLLGSIPTGFLAGYWLQKIDIREYGSGSTGATNVLRVLGAKAAVAVLLIDLLKGAIAVGIAKMAVVQLPALALSENWTAWLIILTALTAVFGHSKSVWLNFSGGKSVATSLGTLLIMTPGVALAGVAAFGVTLAASRMVSLSSLVSAIAINIFMVSLGEPFPYIIFAICAGLYVFWRHRSNVERILAGTEPKIGQKVSN, from the coding sequence ATGTTTTCTAATTTAGTTTTCATTAATGCAGTTTTACTTCTCGCTGCCTATTTATTAGGCTCAATTCCCACAGGGTTTCTAGCAGGTTACTGGCTACAAAAAATTGATATTCGCGAATATGGATCGGGTTCGACGGGTGCAACCAATGTCTTGCGCGTTTTAGGGGCAAAAGCTGCAGTGGCTGTGTTGTTGATTGATTTGCTCAAAGGCGCGATCGCGGTGGGAATTGCTAAGATGGCAGTAGTACAGTTGCCCGCCCTTGCGCTCTCGGAAAACTGGACGGCTTGGCTGATTATCCTAACTGCTTTAACGGCTGTATTTGGTCACAGTAAGTCCGTTTGGTTGAACTTTAGCGGTGGTAAGTCTGTTGCCACCAGTTTAGGCACATTACTGATTATGACCCCAGGGGTTGCTTTAGCGGGCGTTGCTGCTTTTGGCGTGACCTTAGCTGCATCGCGGATGGTCTCTTTAAGTTCCTTAGTCAGCGCGATCGCGATTAATATTTTTATGGTCAGCTTGGGCGAGCCCTTCCCCTATATCATCTTTGCCATTTGTGCAGGCTTGTATGTCTTCTGGCGACACCGCAGTAATGTTGAGCGCATTCTCGCGGGAACTGAACCCAAAATCGGACAAAAAGTTTCTAATTAA
- the pyk gene encoding pyruvate kinase, translated as MSLNAFPHRTKIVATIGPASQSEAVMRQLIQAGMNVARLNFSHGSYDDHAVIIERLRHISEEMDTPVTLLQDLQGPKIRVGWLPQGEVLLEAGKTVILTPNLETSDSPEMIPIDYPHLAEEARPGAQVLLDDGLLELEVEAINNSQVECRVINGGLLKNRKGVNFPNLNLSLPSLTIKDQQDLEFGIQQGIDWVCLSFVRGVEDIHHLKGFLHSREAQIPVIAKIEKPQAVEHLDELVSACDGLMVARGDLGVEIRPEKVPLLQKKIIQTCNRKGIPVITATQMLESMIHSPRPTRAEASDVANAIIDGTDAVMLSGESAVGKYPVQAVEMMARIAEQVEPQIEFTNHPPTENTETHALSEALNTIDNMMDLRCIASFTTTGYTARIASDERPKAPIVAFTPTLEVYHRLNLIWGVKPLLLQPQEEGLEPLIKEMETCLLERELVTSGDKILILGGSPVQRAKGTNFLKIHSIP; from the coding sequence ATGTCTCTTAATGCCTTTCCCCACCGCACTAAAATTGTCGCCACTATTGGCCCTGCGAGCCAGTCGGAAGCTGTGATGCGACAGTTGATTCAAGCTGGAATGAATGTCGCCCGCTTAAACTTTTCTCACGGAAGCTATGATGATCACGCCGTCATCATTGAACGGCTCAGACATATTTCCGAAGAGATGGACACCCCAGTTACCCTCCTCCAAGACTTACAGGGTCCAAAAATTCGGGTGGGATGGCTTCCACAAGGGGAAGTGCTACTAGAAGCGGGAAAAACTGTAATACTAACTCCCAACCTCGAAACCAGCGATAGCCCAGAAATGATTCCCATTGACTATCCTCATCTTGCAGAAGAAGCCCGTCCTGGGGCGCAAGTGTTACTCGATGATGGACTGTTGGAATTAGAAGTAGAAGCCATTAACAATTCTCAGGTAGAGTGTCGCGTCATTAATGGGGGACTGCTCAAAAACCGTAAAGGGGTTAACTTTCCCAACTTAAACTTAAGCCTTCCTTCCCTCACCATTAAAGATCAACAAGACTTAGAATTTGGCATTCAACAAGGAATCGACTGGGTTTGTTTAAGTTTTGTTCGCGGAGTGGAAGATATCCATCACCTGAAAGGATTTCTCCATTCTCGGGAAGCCCAGATTCCCGTCATTGCAAAAATTGAAAAACCGCAAGCCGTAGAACATCTCGATGAATTAGTTTCTGCTTGTGATGGCTTGATGGTGGCGCGAGGAGATTTAGGAGTAGAAATCCGTCCTGAAAAAGTCCCCTTATTGCAAAAGAAAATTATTCAAACTTGTAATCGCAAGGGAATCCCCGTCATTACCGCCACGCAAATGTTAGAAAGCATGATTCATTCTCCGCGTCCCACTCGTGCTGAAGCCTCTGATGTCGCCAATGCAATCATTGATGGGACAGATGCGGTCATGTTGTCAGGGGAATCGGCGGTTGGGAAATATCCTGTCCAAGCGGTTGAGATGATGGCTCGCATCGCGGAACAAGTTGAACCCCAAATTGAATTTACCAATCATCCCCCAACAGAAAATACAGAAACCCATGCTTTGAGTGAAGCGTTGAATACCATTGATAACATGATGGATCTGCGCTGCATTGCTTCTTTTACCACCACAGGATACACCGCACGGATTGCATCAGATGAGCGTCCGAAAGCCCCGATTGTTGCTTTTACGCCAACCTTAGAAGTGTATCATCGCTTAAATTTAATTTGGGGGGTGAAACCGTTGTTACTGCAACCCCAGGAGGAAGGGTTAGAACCTTTGATTAAGGAAATGGAGACTTGTTTATTAGAACGGGAGTTAGTGACATCAGGGGATAAAATATTAATTCTTGGTGGCTCTCCTGTGCAACGAGCCAAGGGTACTAATTTCTTGAAAATTCATTCTATTCCTTAG
- a CDS encoding NAD(P)/FAD-dependent oxidoreductase translates to MTQTDIIVIGSGIGGLSAAALLARYGYQVTVCESHTIAGGAAHAFERQGYIFDSGPSLYSGLSSPSPNPLRQVLEAIGEQVPCVQYDTWGCWLPEGQFDTSVGADQFCDVLRELRGEQAVREWRNLQALMQPLGKAAVALPPTAVRADWGILRTVLPFIPALMQQGGQTMQLMGSFERLRDRAISDPFLKNWLDLLCYLLSGLPANGTSAAEMAFMFADWYRPNVKLDYPIGGSGALVDALVRGLEKYGGQLRLGATVAEILLERKRAVGVRLNNGETLHATEAVVSNASIWDTLKLLPDEKIPQRFRQEKESLPQCPSFMHLHLGINGQDLPENLPCHHIIVNDWEKGVTAEQNVVLVSIPSLLDPSLAPEGKHVIHAYTPASEPYELWAGLDRRSETYQQQKEERSQVLWNAMTRIIPDIRDRCEVKLIGTPLTHERFLRRHRGTYGPAINAENGFFPSANTPWEGLLCCGDSTFPGIGLPAVAASGAIAANTIASVEQHLQLLRELK, encoded by the coding sequence ATGACACAAACCGATATCATCGTCATTGGAAGTGGCATTGGTGGTTTAAGTGCAGCAGCGTTATTGGCTCGCTATGGCTATCAGGTCACCGTTTGCGAGAGTCATACGATTGCTGGGGGAGCAGCCCATGCTTTTGAACGGCAAGGCTATATTTTTGATTCGGGTCCTTCTTTATATTCAGGCTTATCTAGTCCTTCTCCGAATCCTTTGCGACAGGTTTTAGAGGCAATAGGAGAGCAAGTGCCGTGTGTTCAATATGATACATGGGGCTGTTGGCTACCTGAAGGACAGTTTGATACCTCCGTTGGGGCGGATCAATTTTGTGACGTTTTAAGGGAGTTGCGCGGTGAACAAGCGGTGAGAGAATGGCGAAACTTGCAAGCCCTGATGCAACCCCTCGGAAAAGCTGCAGTTGCCCTTCCTCCGACTGCGGTGCGGGCGGATTGGGGAATTTTGCGGACAGTATTGCCTTTTATCCCTGCTTTGATGCAACAGGGGGGTCAAACGATGCAGTTAATGGGATCTTTTGAACGATTGCGCGATCGCGCGATCAGTGATCCGTTCTTAAAAAACTGGCTCGATCTCCTCTGTTATCTCCTTTCTGGCTTACCTGCTAATGGCACCAGCGCAGCAGAAATGGCGTTTATGTTTGCCGATTGGTATCGTCCAAATGTGAAGCTCGATTACCCGATTGGCGGAAGTGGGGCGTTAGTGGATGCGTTAGTGCGGGGGTTAGAAAAATATGGCGGTCAGTTACGCTTAGGGGCAACCGTAGCAGAGATTTTATTAGAAAGGAAACGTGCGGTAGGGGTACGCCTCAATAATGGGGAGACCCTCCACGCAACAGAAGCAGTGGTCTCCAATGCGTCGATTTGGGATACCTTAAAACTTTTGCCAGATGAGAAGATTCCGCAAAGGTTTCGTCAGGAAAAAGAATCGCTTCCCCAATGTCCCAGTTTTATGCACTTGCATTTGGGAATTAATGGGCAAGATTTACCCGAGAATCTCCCCTGTCATCATATTATTGTCAATGATTGGGAAAAGGGAGTCACCGCCGAGCAAAATGTGGTTTTGGTGTCGATTCCCTCTTTACTCGATCCGTCTCTTGCACCAGAAGGCAAGCACGTGATTCATGCCTACACCCCAGCTAGTGAACCTTATGAATTGTGGGCTGGATTAGATCGGCGTAGCGAAACGTATCAACAACAGAAAGAAGAAAGATCGCAAGTCTTGTGGAATGCTATGACTCGTATTATTCCTGATATTCGCGATCGCTGCGAGGTAAAGTTGATCGGTACTCCTCTCACCCACGAACGGTTTTTAAGACGGCATCGAGGAACGTATGGCCCTGCGATTAATGCTGAAAACGGCTTTTTCCCCAGTGCTAACACCCCGTGGGAGGGCTTACTCTGTTGTGGAGATTCCACTTTTCCAGGGATTGGTTTACCTGCGGTTGCAGCCAGTGGCGCGATCGCTGCGAATACCATTGCTTCTGTTGAACAACATCTGCAATTGCTGAGAGAGTTGAAGTGA
- a CDS encoding NADPH-dependent FMN reductase, protein MSYLIIGASLHPKSHSQVLAEQAQQLLQAQGKEAEWLDLREISLPFCDGSTAYSDPSIPPLAETVAQAEGILVATPIYNYDVNAAIKNFLELTGKSWQEKTVGFLCAAGGQGSYMSVMPFANSLMLDFRCLIIPRFVYATGDAFVEGRLVDETIKTRLAELVDQLVEITSAFKSH, encoded by the coding sequence ATGAGTTATTTAATTATTGGGGCAAGTCTCCACCCGAAAAGTCACAGCCAAGTTTTAGCCGAACAAGCGCAACAACTCTTGCAAGCCCAAGGGAAAGAAGCGGAATGGCTTGATTTAAGAGAAATTAGCCTTCCTTTCTGTGATGGCAGTACAGCCTATAGCGACCCCAGTATTCCCCCACTAGCGGAAACAGTTGCGCAAGCAGAAGGCATTTTAGTAGCGACCCCCATTTATAATTATGATGTCAATGCAGCGATTAAAAACTTTTTGGAATTAACAGGGAAATCTTGGCAAGAAAAAACAGTCGGTTTTCTCTGTGCTGCGGGGGGTCAAGGAAGTTATATGTCGGTCATGCCCTTTGCTAACAGCTTGATGTTAGACTTTCGCTGTTTAATTATTCCTCGCTTTGTTTATGCCACAGGGGATGCTTTTGTCGAGGGAAGATTGGTCGATGAAACGATTAAAACCCGCCTTGCTGAATTAGTGGATCAGCTTGTAGAAATCACCTCTGCTTTCAAGAGTCATTAG
- a CDS encoding type II toxin-antitoxin system HicB family antitoxin has translation MRQIILSPGEDGYWVAQCPSLPPCISQGKTKEEAIANITEAIELYLEVLQEEGREIPEDRVETVSLTL, from the coding sequence ATGAGACAAATAATACTTTCTCCTGGAGAAGATGGTTATTGGGTTGCTCAATGTCCCAGTTTGCCTCCTTGTATCAGTCAAGGAAAAACCAAAGAAGAGGCAATTGCCAATATTACCGAAGCCATTGAACTTTATCTTGAGGTTCTTCAAGAAGAGGGTCGTGAGATTCCAGAAGACCGAGTCGAAACCGTTTCCCTTACTTTATGA
- a CDS encoding thiol-disulfide oxidoreductase DCC family protein, producing MKYHVIYDGNCNLCVSLVQQMENLDQGAQFDYIPMQDEAVLNRFQITAKDCELGMILIDANNPEHRWQGSDAAEEIARKIPFAEGLVSLYRKIPGLKSLGDKAYEEIRDNRYQWFGKRDRTYHSPYPIGCIALGAGEREKGKGTR from the coding sequence ATGAAGTATCACGTCATCTATGACGGCAACTGCAATCTCTGTGTATCCTTGGTACAACAGATGGAAAATTTGGATCAAGGAGCGCAGTTTGATTATATTCCCATGCAAGACGAAGCGGTTCTCAACCGTTTCCAAATCACAGCCAAAGATTGCGAACTGGGGATGATTCTGATTGATGCAAACAACCCCGAACACCGTTGGCAAGGAAGCGACGCAGCGGAAGAAATCGCCCGTAAAATTCCTTTTGCAGAGGGTTTAGTGAGTCTCTATCGAAAAATTCCAGGCTTAAAATCTTTAGGAGATAAAGCCTATGAGGAGATACGCGATAATCGGTATCAATGGTTTGGGAAGCGCGATCGAACCTATCATTCCCCCTATCCCATCGGTTGTATAGCGCTAGGCGCTGGGGAGAGGGAAAAAGGGAAAGGGACAAGGTAG